ggagtgagtatcAAATACATAGTACTCAGCAAGTCAACTAACAAAACAAAGcaaatctaataaaatactaGAACTCCTTTTATCCCAACCGAACCTTCTCAACTACaaacctgcacagaaatcagcTCAATCTAGAGTACACAGTTAATATGGCACGTACATCATCAATAACTCATCAGTATCACCAAATAAGTCACATCCATATCAAGTATGTCAACCACAGAGACAATAAGGGATATATACACAACTTCTAGGTTGGGCTAATTTTGTGTGCAAGTTGTAGTTGTAGAGGTTCGGTTGAGATGAAAGGAGTTTCCGTGTTTTATTAGATTTATCCTATTTTATTAGTTGGCTTGCTGAGTACTgtattatttggtactcactccttgcttctacacttgtgttgGTTCCGATTCTGCACCGTTAGTTAGATTTCCCTTCTGTTATTTGAGGCTTTGAGGAGACTTTGAGATATAGCTGATTGACTTCCGGCGAATTCTCTTGTCCCTGTACTTATTCTTTGCTCTTTTTGAGACACAAAAtaattgagacttgtatttatctttcatttttgtattttctaGTGTCtttacatgtgacaaccaaatTTTTGGGGTTATTTGAGAATTATTTAAGTCTTCCACATTTGTATATCTCATCTATTTAGTTAATTCCGCATTATTTTTCACAATTATTGAGTTTAGACTTACTTTTCTTAGTGGTATAGGAAAAGTGTCATCCCGTTCGATTTTGGATTGTAATACACATTGTCTATGTCGGTTATAAGAAACTCCCCAGTTTAtgcatctttttatgatatGATCTTCGCCTTATATGGTTCATTTTaagtatgttattttatgaatatGATTATGCAAGGCTAGTGATTTAGACTCCTTGATGTATATGCTTTTGAAAGAAGGTTTTTAAACTGATATTTATGCACGGACTCCTACTATTTCTTTCAGTTCCTTTATTGTGATTATGACTTTAGAAATCTTATTTTCACTGTTCCTCCATATGTTATTTAATATGATTATGTTAGTGTTTccttacatattcagtatattCCACATACTGACTCATACCTTTTCTGCGCTGCATCTTTTTATCACGTAGACTCTGGCAATCGTTCTCAGACTCATGCTAGTGGATTACAGCAGTTCCTAGTCAGCAGTTGGTGAATCCTCCATATTCGTGGACTTCATGAAATAGATTTAGTTAGTTCTTTTACTAAGTAATGGTAGCAGGGGGCCATGTTTTGGCAAATTTATTTCTTTCGATTCAGATTTTAGAGGCTTATTTCAAATGTTAGTTTTCAGTCTTCATTGATATGTTATCCTTCTAATAAGACCTTTTATGCATATGTTTTAGCTTCCGcttagttttcttataatatgtTTTGATATGTTATGCCAAGGGTTAGCTTGGGACCACTCGTGGTTCCTGACACTGTGTCTCGATCGGGGTGTAGACTCGAATCGTAACATTTGAACATGTTATAAACTTAACCAAATATCTTGTTAGTAAAAAGTAGTTTACTGGGTACTAGATTTAAGCAATAGTCTCTTTTTGTAATAATTGTTTGTAATTACATACAAACACCTAATTATGTATAgtcaaaaggaaaagaatacAAAACTTTAGTCTAGAGTCTAGACATATGGGCATTGCCTAACTATAAAAGGGTGTAGAGACTCATGCAATGATGAACCACACACTTGTTATTATAACTTTGTGATATATCATAGAAGAAAAATGAGCCTTGAAGGAAAGTTGGTTTCTCATATAAACATCAAGTGTGATGGAGATATTTTCCATGACGTATATAGGCAAAGACCACACCATCTCTCCAGCATGTGCCCTGATAAGGTACAAAACGTTGATGTTCATGAAGGTGAATGGGGCACCATTGGCTCTGTTAATTTCTGGAGCTACACCCATGGTAAATATGTATTATATTTGGTTTCAGTATTTATTGTTGGCCCGTTTAATGTAGATTCTCATTGCATATGGCCTATTAAATTAGGGGAAGGGGTCCATGAGTTATATTGTCTTTACAAATTTGTTATAAATTTTGTTTCTTACATAAGCGCataagaataatatatatagctAGGAGACTATTTCATCGAAAAAAGTTTGACATCTGGCTCAAATCGAGTAATAACACATTATTTAGCTCAAACTAAGTTGTTCATTAATTTGATCCAAATAAATTTTGGATGAGTTATCTATGACCCAACACTTGTATTGATTCAAACCGTTTTTAACTTGTTCAGATTCAATCCAACTCACTCGATTATTCAAAAACGAAATTAGTAGTATGAATCCTTTACTATTTTTGTTTTGCAGATGGGAAAGAGAAGGTGGCAAAGGAGAAAGTTAAAGAAATAGATGAAGAAAAGaagttaattaaaaaaaagataattgaaGGAGATATATTGGAGGATTACAAATCATTTTATATCACTGCTCATGTTGAGACAAAGGGTGACAACAACCTAGTTACTTGGATCATAGAATATGAAAAGAAGAGTGCAAATGTGCCAGATCCACACACTTTCATGGAATTATGCCTCAATGTCACAAAAGATATTGAGGCTTACCACATCaaatgatacataaatataagtGCTTGGAATAATGTGTGGTGTGCTTTGAAATGTCTACTGTATATATATGTAGTAAAAAATGAAATGAGTGGATGTGTAATTTCTAATTTCGTGATgcctattattaataaaaataaaagctgCTATTTGGATTGCATTacagtttttattttttttattttctttttctctctctggTGGAAACCGATGTATGTGCTTTTCTTTTAACTTTTCCATTTTTTACACggggatttttatttttttactacaAATACATACAagttaagaacaaatatctagCTATTGGTATTTCAAGACTAACCACTACAAAAAGAAACTGAAATTTAGTTACTTATATCGTAGCTAACTAAGATTAACGATGAATTTGATTGTTTATTACCATTTCAATTTATTGTATATCACAGATGGGAAAGAAAAGGTTGCAAAGGATATAGAAATTAAGGCTGATGGAGATGTTTTCCATGAAATATTTAGATACAAACTACACCATATCTCCAGCATGTGCCCTGATAAGATACAAAAGGTGGACATTCATGAAGGTGAATGGGGCACTGTTTGGGTCTGTTATCCCCTGGAACTTCACCCATGGTAAacatttattttactatttttattttcttcaagtGGTTTAAAAAACATCTGAAGCATCACTTTTTTGAGAGTTTCATATCAAAACTATTAGGTGTTTGTGTTTTCTACTTAAATCACcaattatttatcaaaacataCCTCGAAGTTGACTAGACCAAGTGTTTGAATACAATATTCCAAAAAAAGTGTGACAACTTAGTTTGCCCATCAAATTTCATTCACAGGACAATTGACTCATTACATGTTAAAGATTTAAGTAAATTAACTATAATATATGCACCGATGAATTTCAGAATCCAGGAAGCCAATGGGTTCAAAATGAATATGATttgttacaataatttatttataattagtAGTGTGATCATTGAACACGTAAAATTCACTCTAGATCCACCTCTCTCAAGAATTATTGGTGTCAAATCATTTTATCTTTGTTTTGCCACACTGTTGAAACCCATCTTTAAGCATGCTGCTTTAATAACCTTTTTTCTGAATACAACAGACAATATATAGGGGTGTCAAATTTAACTCATGAGATAATAATTTGATCGACTCACTCATATTTAACccatgaaaatatttatttgaattgCACAAcagtttctctttttttttctttttttccctcaaCCTATGTGCTTTTTGTTCAACTTTTCCATTTTTTATATCGGGGATTCGAccataagaagaaaaaaaatacaaaatcaaatatatatcCTATCTTACTTTCTTCTTTTACAAAAGGCAACAAAAAGACTCAAGTAGTGAAAACGAAGAAACACAAATAAGGTATTttcttgttttaatttatttgtcataCTTTCTTTTGTTTGTACAATAGACCCCTTGTGGTCggacccttccccggaccctgcgcatagcgggagcttaagtgcaccgggctaccctttttttactttcttcttTCACCTAAGGTAAAAGCCACCTCAAAGATTCAAATCTAATATACAAAAAAtgtgtttgtataattcatgcCACTTGAAAATTGAAACACAAATACAATATTGAACTGATGGCAGAAcaatttcattaataattcTTGTAATTGATGATAGAATATCAtgacataaataatattttcaaaaggaaACCTTCAAATGAAATTTTCTAGTACAACATAGAAAAACACATGACCATATGACACATTAATGAAGTGGAACATTTCAAGAATGCTTCTCCAATGAAGCAAAGAGAATTTCATATATATGCCTCGCGCGCTCTCAAGGCTTTTTAGGTACTTGAGGAATTTCAGGCTTTGAGAAAGTTGGCAGTTCAGGCTTAGGAATGACAGGCATCTCGAGTTTTGGCAATGTTGAAAGTTCAGGCTTTGGAAATGTTGGTAAGTACTCTGGCTTTGGGATTTCTGGCAAGACAGGCTTTGGCAGATTTAGCAGCTCGTGTTTAGAAATTTCAGGAAATTCAGGCTTTGGTAAAGTTGGGATTTCTGGGAAATGTGGCAGTTCAGGCTTAGGAAGCTCAGGTATAGTTACTTCAAGAAGATGACGCGCGTTTGCTTGAATTATGCAGCTACTTGTTAATGACAAAGTGACAAgtaataacaagaaaaaaaattggttgTAGTAATAAGCCATTGTTGAAggtgaaaaaaaatatgatttgattTATTGTACTTTAGGTTTCATTTTGAACAAGTTTTTTTCATAGATAATGTGGATGTGGAAAATAGGAATTGGAGAATTAAACTTTGGTTGTGATTGGTAGGAAAAATTGTTTGTTAGGTCATCTTCTCAACAATAACATCCTAATATTAATTTAACACAAAATTTTCATGTATAACAACTATACATATTTTAGTTTAATGTTGGTACATGGTCTTTTAGTTGGCAATCTAAACAGATCTcactcttctttaaatttgtaGCAATTCAAAGTAGTAGGTAACCATTTCCCAATAATGGGCATACTTCATGAGCAGATAGGGTAAATATAAGGGAACTTTTAATGTAGTGATAAAATGACTCAATTTTTCATTTTACCAGTTCATTTTAGCAAATGAGgagagttttttttatttttttctatactATCCTTAGTATTAAATAACTACATAAAGTAATAGTAATCAAATTTAAAGTTTCAGAGAATCATTAATAAGATTCGTTTAATGAAATACAACTCTAATTAAAGTTTTCTTAAGGGATGTGTCAGATCAACAGGAGTCAAGTAATATGAAACGGGGTGAGTAGTTGATCCAAAATAGTTGTCATTTTATATTATAAAGATAtaactaattatttattattcaaTAAATGTGGAGaaattaatatgatgaaaaacaTAATAGTATTAAATTGAGATTAAAGAGGAAATAagaataatttaatcaaattacTCTTTTAGTTAATGTTTTCTTCAGAAATGAGCAAAGAAAAATATGACTAAGTAAAATGTACGTAAGAAAGTACTAAGCAAGAACTACCAAACTGATTGCAGTGTTACATGGTCCACTTATAGATCAATCTGTTCATTTATGCAAATTTAGCTGATTTTAAGGTATTAAGTCGAAGTCACAATTAGGGATACAATAACaaccaacaataacatatccagTATAATTCCACAAGTAAGGTCTCAAAAAAGTGGAATGTAACTTTTTAgtagtagtttttttttattacgtAAAAAAATTTGTAtttaataagaataaaatttgaaaaacatcaTTAATGCCTTATTAATTATGTGAAACTccacttattttgaaatggagGAATTAGTTCTTAAATCGCATGATGTGAATGCGTTTTGTTCTGTCTATGCAAATCATATTCTCGTATTCTGAAACTACATTTAAATTGTACATCTTCATTCTATTTGATCAAATAGttccttttttccatttttttgttAGTACTTAGCATTTATGAAGAATCGTGCTAAAAATAGAAACAATTGGTTTTGCAAGCCACTTAACGAAAATAATGAACAAATTGCAATACATTAaattggcataatacataaacatgtcATTTAACTTGGTCTTATCTGATATTTATGCCTTCTAATTTTGATTGTGCACAAATAgatacttaaacttgtataaagttgaacaaataGCTAGACACATACATCCTATTTGTCGTCCTCCGTGGCAATTCAGCATTCTATGTGGCGTCCTATGTTTATTATGCCACATAGGACATGTATATCaacttgttcaactttatacaaatttaagcgTCTACTTGTGCATAACCAAAATTAGAAAGCATAGATGTCAGTTGAGGCCAAATTAAAaggtatatttatatattacgCTTATTAAATTTACTAGATACAAATATTCTGAATATACAGAGCCTTAACCCCACAATCACAAACTCACAATGTTATCATGTGACTAGGAATGTGGATTGTGAACTAGCCACTTTTCTGTCATTAGACCAAATCACATGACAAGGAATGGGACATAATGTTGATTTtgtttgaaaaagaagaagatcaaCAAAGTCAAAAATGGGAACTTGTTTTCTCATCCCACGTCAAAGGATTAGAAAAGGTTTGTTGTTTTTTTGCCTTATATAAAGAGCTTAGCTCATTGGTTTAGAACACCAtcaaaaatttaatttcttatatATTAGAGGAGAAGTTTAGAGATAATTCTCTTGAAGATTTCTTTGGGAATAGTATTTTAGGAATTGGAGTGTGTGGGAAAAATATTATGTATTATATGGTTATAACATTTTTTcatatagtgaatatttttctAAGAGACCCGTGATTTTTGTCCAATTGGAAGTTTTCCACGTTAAATCTTTGTATTgttattctctttaaatttctctattattttttacttgaaGGCGGTTCGAAAGAAACGAAAATTAGACGGTGCTTTTTTccaacaagtggtatcagagcttttgGTGTGAAAcaattcttttgaaattttagtaTGTTTTGTGGTTGCATCTTTGTCTGATCTTCCACatcatgaaaaaaaattaattagaattatTGTTTTCAAGCAGAAGTTTCGTTCTGATGGAGTAGCAGGTGGAGTTTGATTATGGTGGAATTGTTTTGGGGGTACTTGTATATTTGATAATAATGGAATAAGTACAATCTAAAGAGATTCTGGATAAGAAAAGACTTGGTCCTTAAGTGTATTAGTTATGATCCACCTTTCTTTCCTGAAAACTAATTTAGTCGGTACTTTTCATTGTTATTGTCCATTTATTAGTACTGATAAGTAAGATGGGGACAAAATTTAAGATTGAGAAATTTGATGGGAGGATTAATTTTGGCTTGTAGCAAGTGCAAGTCAAGGATATGTTAATCTAATCTAGATTACACAAGGCGTTGAAAGGGAGACCAACTAGGGAAAAAGATGACAAGGGTtcagaaaaatctgaaaatagtGGAGACTcagaaaaatctaaaattagTGATGAAGAATGGGAAGAGATGGACATGAAAGCGGCAAGTCAGATTCGCTTGTGTTTAGTTAAAAATATTCTTGTTAATGTGATTGGATTGTCTACAACAAAGGAGTTGTGGgagaaacttgaaaaattgtACCAAGCCAAAAGTATTTCAAATAGGCTATATTTGAAGGAGCAATTTCATAAATTGCAAATGGATGAATGTACAACTATTTCTGATCATCTGAGTGTCTTGAATGGTATTGTTTCTGAATTGGAATCTATTGGAGTGAAAATTGATGATGAAGACAATGCACATCGACTCATCTAGTCTCTTCCATCTTTCTACAAGCACATGCAACCCATTGAAATGTATGAAAAGGAAATTGTGGTTTTTTCTAAAGTGATGAACAAATTGATTTCTGAggaaaaaaagattaaagaatggagatgaaaaatctcaaaaaaatttAGCTCTTGTtgttaaagaaaatgaaacCAAAATAAAAGCTCCATGAAGAAGGTAATTTGCTGGAATTGTGGTCAATCGAAACATGTTAAGAGTAAATGTCCAAATAATGGGGCTAGTTCAGCTGGAAGCTCCAAAGAAAATGCTGTCAATGTTGTCTCCTAGaggaataatatttttttgtaagaAAGATGAAAATTCCCATGGCATGAATGCTACTTTTAGAATTGTCATGGAAGAGAATGTTGTTGACACCCAACTATGACCGACCTATAACTCATTTTTCGATTTCTATTTAATTAAATGTgtattcttaaatttttatttattatatggTTAAGCTTACATTtggtataatatttaaaattttattattgttattattatataaataatattattatttattttcattggttattaatttagaatattaattttttcataacttgtaattttagtatttatttaGTATATTTATCGACACCAAAAATTTGGCTCATCGTGtttaaaattaactattttgGGTTTTCGAATACAAgactcaattattattttttgcggATCCCTCCACCTCCATCCAGTCTACTACATCGTTCTCTCTCCAAATTTTTTTCTCTCCACAATTGGTGTCATCAATCAAGGACACATTTCaaactctctctttcttttccaaTACACACAATGTCCTACATTCAAAAAGGgagagaaagaaggaaaaaactaaatttcaaatcaacattcattttatatttttatgtctTTCATGAATATTTGTTCACAAGAATCCAATCATCCATCTCTTTTTGACTAATCCCacataaagaaaaagaagacaAGCTTTGTGCATTGCTGTGTCATTACAAAGCACTTACTCATGATCTTTTTACTTcaatttcttttcttctttcaaaggAAGACCAACACACGCCACTATCTctattctcttctcttttcctccCTCACAAACACACCACTCTCTCCattatcttctctttttcttcctaaaaaatacGCTACtttctccattctcttctctttttctccctcaaaaAATCTTCAAAGAAGCTTGTCCTTTCAGCTAGAACAAAGCAACACTTCCCTTGTGGTAAATAAATCAAATTCGATTTTTAAAATTGTGTAGCTGTTAGTAATTTTGGCGTATCTCATTATATAAATCTttgtttttagtaaataaatatgttttggaaaaatGAAACACGTatctacaactcttatgtttatgttggagaCTAGATCTGCTGCTATTGAGTCAAAAAATAGGACGCAACATAGGACAAGTTTtgttcagatttttatttaaaattccacATGTACAACTgttagtattttgatcatatctttttgtacaaaatatattttacggtgattcattttttttttgcaagcttaagacatatatatacaactttcatgaggacataaagtccagttttgccgttggaaattttaaaatttaggtACAACATGAGGTACGTTTTTGGCACCCatttctaatgcgggtattgcagcacatttcataggcacccaccttctaatgcgggtatttcaGCATTttttataggcacccacctCCTAATGCGgatattttagtatattttatatgCACCCACCTTTTAACGTATGCATCCACTCTAGCTTTTACTTTTTTTCGTCCTGCCAATCAAAGGTCTTTTACATTACATGTTTGCCTCGCCAGTCGAAGGCCTTTACATCACATTTTTAGCCCTGCATTTGTACTAAATTCTTTCTACTATTATCACAAAAGAAAGCAGTTTCATCACGATTCAACACTGGGcaaattttgagagtcaatcaAATTTACCGCAACTTTGCATCTAGAATTACACACGGCCTGACTCTCTTAAAACCAGATATATGTAAGCGGCTTGAAATCAAAGTCTCGGACATAACATGTTTCATAATCCCATATCATTCCACCTGGTCACACCACGACCATCTTGCAAGTCGGCCAAAATAGGCTACTCGGTCAACATCTTTGCCCGAcaattcatcattcatcatcGAGCAAAGAGGGGCAactgttgacactcaattttgaccGATTTATAACCCATTTTTCGATTGCTATTTAATTAAATGTgtattcttaaatttttatttattatatgctTAAGCTTACATTtggtataatatttaaaattttattattgttattattatataaataatattattatttattttcattggttattaatttagaatattaattttttcataacttgtaattttagtatttatttaGTATATG
This sequence is a window from Solanum dulcamara chromosome 10, daSolDulc1.2, whole genome shotgun sequence. Protein-coding genes within it:
- the LOC129870966 gene encoding kirola-like, encoding MSLEGKLVSHINIKCDGDIFHDVYRQRPHHLSSMCPDKVQNVDVHEGEWGTIGSVNFWSYTHDGKEKVAKEKVKEIDEEKKLIKKKIIEGDILEDYKSFYITAHVETKGDNNLVTWIIEYEKKSANVPDPHTFMELCLNVTKDIEAYHIK
- the LOC129870969 gene encoding protein PELPK2-like; protein product: MAYYYNQFFFLLLLVTLSLTSSCIIQANARHLLEVTIPELPKPELPHFPEIPTLPKPEFPEISKHELLNLPKPVLPEIPKPEYLPTFPKPELSTLPKLEMPVIPKPELPTFSKPEIPQVPKKP